AAATTTCAATGAAGCTATGACCACCTATCAAAAAGCAAAAGACGAATACGACGGTTCCTTTAATAATTCTAGCTATAAACATGAAGCCAAGGAGCATATGATCATCTGCTTTAATATGTTTAAAACAAAGTGTGAGTCATTAATAGTTGACGAACACTACAATGAAGCAAAACTACAGATGCACTCACTTCATCAGGAAATTATAAATAAAAATCCTAAAATCGCCGAAGATATAAAATCTATAACAGATAGGTTATCAGACATCGTTTCAGAAAAGAAAGAACAACTTATACTAAATATTTTCACTAATGGGGGACATTTGGATGTAGAAGGTAAAAAATCACTTGCAGAGTTATTAAAATTTGCCCCCGATGACTATTGGTTGATATTTATTAAAAACAAAGAGAAATGAAAAAATCATCTAAGAAAATAATTAAATCAGTACTTTTATCAGCTATCGTTTCTTTATTCCACGCAAATGCTGAAGCCGTCGAAGCCCAAGGATTGTCATTATCACTTGATGACTTAAACAACGGAAATAAAAAAGACGAAATGAGTCCATTGAATAATAAGATTTATTATAATGTCTTGAAATTGAAAAAGAATGGTGACCTGACTTTAATCGCTGGACATCGTTCTCACTATTCGCATAGATCTAGCGGAGGTGGGGGGCACTATTCCCATTCCTCTCACAGATCTAGTTCGTATGGTGGAAGTTACAGTTCCGGAAGCAGCAATTCCGGTTCAAGTACTTCATATTCTACTCCTAAAAAAACTTATGCCACTTATTCGTTGGGAGACAGAATTCTCACCAGTGGGTCATATGGTGCTGACGTGACCAAATTGACTGATTTACTTGTTCTCGCCAAATATTTGAGAAAAAATTGGATAACTCAAAAATCGAACTATTCTCAATTCAATAATCATGTCGTATCTGCTATAAAGCGTTTCCAAAAAGACGCTGGACTGAAACAAACAGGAGTAGTAGATGCAACGACAATCTCTCATCTGCAAGCATGGGATACCAATAAAACAACGATAGTTTTAGGAATACGGGATTTACAATACATTGATTCTACATCAATTGTTTCGGGAAATGACGTAAGCGAACTAGTAGTATTACTCAAAAAAGCCGGTTATGCTCCCGACCCGTCTAAACTTCAATACAGTGGACAACAAGTCATTTTCACTGAAGATATTGCCATGGCTATAAAGATGTTCCAAGCATACAACAGTTTAAGTGTAACCGGTATCGCAGATGAAAAAACTATTCAGAAACTCCGCTCCAAAATAAAATGAAATTATCAGTAGACCGCAATATATACTCGGACAGTTGTATTTCTAAAACCATTTACTGGTTATCTAAAGACTACACATTCCAGCGGAATCTCATTACAGATACCGAAGAAATAATAGTGGATGCAAAATCATGCCTACCCTTTGATGAATCAGCTTTTCGAAGTTCCTTTTTCGACAAACTGAACGACTTTAAATTAAGGTGTATCATCGAAGAAGAAACAAAAGACATCCGTACCATTCTTTATGCAAAAGCTTTTGCTGAATATGATGAACTGACCGAAGATGATTTAAACGAATAATATATGTATAAATTACTGCCATTCAATTTTACCAGAATTGCCAATAAAGAAGTGCTGATAAATGAATTAGGAGATTTGCTGATAACTCCTGAAGGAACTGTATGCAATATAGTAAATCATTCTCTTGGAGAAAATGACCTTTACAAATCATTAATCTCCAATTTTTTTATATCAGAAGACATTATTCCTCCATTATTGGACATATATGCTGAACGATTAAGAGAGAAAAAAAGATTTTTAGATGATTTTACAGCACTACACATTTTCGTATTAACATTGAGATGCAATCAAAATTGTATTTACTGTCAAGCATCAAGCCGAAATGAGAGTTGCAGTTCCAGCACTATGTCGAAGCAAACAATGGAGTCCGCTGTAAAATTAATGTTTAAATCACCATCCCGATATCTGACAATGGAATTTCAAGGCGGAGAACCTAGTCTAGAAGCCAACCTATTGAGATTTGGAATAGAAAAAGCTGAAGAAATCAATAAAACGGAACAACGCTATATCAAATATGTACTTTGTACAAATTGCATCAACCTGACTGAGGACGTTTTAGAAATATGCAAGCAATATAAGGTACTTATTTCAACTTCTCTTGACGGTCCTGCATTTCTGCACAATTCAAATCGTGGCAAATCAAATAGTTACAAGAAAGTAGTCTCCGGCATATCATTAGCTCGACAAGCTTTAGGGTTTGATCAGGTCTCAGCCTTAATGACAACTTCCGAAAAAGGACTCACTTATCCCAAAGAAATCATTGATGAATATGTGAAGTTAGGATTCAAAAGTGTTTTTTTACGAGCTTTGAATCCATACGGATTGGCCTCAGATAATGCAGACTGGAGTAAATATACAGATAGATTTATCGAATTCTACAAACAAGCATTCGACTATATCATTGAACTTAACAAGCAAGGAACATTTTTTGTAGAAGAATTTGCTTCGATAATATTGCGTAAAATGCTCACTCCATTTAGTACAGGATTCGTTGACTTGCAATCACCTGCTGGAATTATAAATTCCGTACTAGTTTACAATTACGACAGCTATGTTTACGCCTCCGACGAATCACGCATGCTTACCGAGTTCAACGATTTTACGTTTTGCCTAGGTAGTGTAAACGAGGATTACGAAAACATTGTCTATGGCACAAAAGCAAAACAATACGCAAAGATATGGGCAAATGAGATATTAGCGGGCTGCGCTGATTGCGCACTGAAATCGTACTGTGGTGCCGATCCTGTCCGAAATTATTCTACACAAAATGATATGTATGGCTATCGCCCTACGTCATTGCTCTGCCGCAAGAATAAAGCAATCATTGAATATATCATATCATTAATCATTAACCGGCATGACGAAGTGATGCCACTTTTCAAACGCTGGCTATGATGAACTATCGACCTTTCGACATAAATTCAAATGATAATACATTGTTTGTTACATCTCAATGCAACAATAATTGTATTATGTGTTGCCAACCCCCAAAACCGATTGACGACATTGACGAATTATATGATTACAATCTTACATTGATTAAAAATGCTCCTAAAGATATACCTATAATAGGAATATCAGGCGGTGAACCAACTTTGTTAGGGAAAAAATTAATCTCCCTGATAGCTGAAATCAGGAACAATCTGCCTAACACAGAAATTCATATGTTAAGCAATGGACGAAAATTCTGCAACGTAGAATTTACGCATGAGATAAAAGAAGTAGCTGGTGATAAGTTAATAGTTGGAATACCATTGCACTCTGATTATTTTAAAGATCATGATATGATAGCAGGTAAAAAAAATGCTTTTAATGATACAATGTACGGTTTATATAATCTTGCCTATGAGCATATTTCTATTGAGCTACGTGTTGTGATAATTTCCCTAAACTATAAACGATTGCTTCCTATAGCAGAATTCATACATAAGAACCTACCTTTTACATCATGGACTGCTTTCATGGGAATGGAATACGTTGGGTATGCAGTTACAAACAGTTCTAAGATTTGGATAGAGCCTATTGAATATATCCATCTGTTAACCAAAGCTGTCAAATATCTCGATGAATGGCACTACGATGTAGCAATATATAATATTCCACTATGTTTACTTCCACAGGAATATCACCATTTTGTACCAAAAAGTATTTCGGATTGGAAAACCAAATATTTGAATATTTGTCAGGAATGCAAAATGAAAGATAAATGTTGTGGACTATTCAGCACATCCATCAAATCGTACAACGGATTAAAAGCATATTAGAAACAACCCTATATTTAAAATATTATAAGACATGAGTAAAATTACAATAAACGCCCAATTGCCAGAGCCTATTAAAGAGCAATCTACCTCATTCTCATTCAATTATGGTAAAGCTACCATAACTCTTGATAAAAATGGAAGTTATCAACTCCTTGTAAATGGGTCAAATTATTCAGCCTATGAAGGAAGTGCCAAACGTGATCCTGAGTATAAAATCAAAATGTTAGAAATTTCTCAAAAGATGTATAATGAGTATATAAATGAGACACTCATTCATACAAAAATGAACAAGAAAATGGCAAAGGTACACCTAAAAGTATATTATGAGAAAAAGTTGGGCAACTTGACTCCAGAGCATTATCAACGCCGTCCATTTTCAATCAGCCAACCAACTAAAGAAGAAGTCGTAAACGATCTAAAAAACGAGGCATATCATAAATTTTATTCTCTTTTCTCTAATAACAAAAGAAAAAAAGAGACATTTATAAATGGGAAATTAAAAGATATCTTTAATCAAAGACTAGATTATTGGAATATTACAAAATCTTTTTTCGAAGATATTGAAACGGCAATAGAATAT
The DNA window shown above is from Bacteroides faecium and carries:
- a CDS encoding peptidoglycan-binding domain-containing protein, whose amino-acid sequence is MKKSSKKIIKSVLLSAIVSLFHANAEAVEAQGLSLSLDDLNNGNKKDEMSPLNNKIYYNVLKLKKNGDLTLIAGHRSHYSHRSSGGGGHYSHSSHRSSSYGGSYSSGSSNSGSSTSYSTPKKTYATYSLGDRILTSGSYGADVTKLTDLLVLAKYLRKNWITQKSNYSQFNNHVVSAIKRFQKDAGLKQTGVVDATTISHLQAWDTNKTTIVLGIRDLQYIDSTSIVSGNDVSELVVLLKKAGYAPDPSKLQYSGQQVIFTEDIAMAIKMFQAYNSLSVTGIADEKTIQKLRSKIK
- the hxsD gene encoding His-Xaa-Ser system protein HxsD, translated to MKLSVDRNIYSDSCISKTIYWLSKDYTFQRNLITDTEEIIVDAKSCLPFDESAFRSSFFDKLNDFKLRCIIEEETKDIRTILYAKAFAEYDELTEDDLNE
- the hxsB gene encoding His-Xaa-Ser system radical SAM maturase HxsB, with amino-acid sequence MYKLLPFNFTRIANKEVLINELGDLLITPEGTVCNIVNHSLGENDLYKSLISNFFISEDIIPPLLDIYAERLREKKRFLDDFTALHIFVLTLRCNQNCIYCQASSRNESCSSSTMSKQTMESAVKLMFKSPSRYLTMEFQGGEPSLEANLLRFGIEKAEEINKTEQRYIKYVLCTNCINLTEDVLEICKQYKVLISTSLDGPAFLHNSNRGKSNSYKKVVSGISLARQALGFDQVSALMTTSEKGLTYPKEIIDEYVKLGFKSVFLRALNPYGLASDNADWSKYTDRFIEFYKQAFDYIIELNKQGTFFVEEFASIILRKMLTPFSTGFVDLQSPAGIINSVLVYNYDSYVYASDESRMLTEFNDFTFCLGSVNEDYENIVYGTKAKQYAKIWANEILAGCADCALKSYCGADPVRNYSTQNDMYGYRPTSLLCRKNKAIIEYIISLIINRHDEVMPLFKRWL
- the hxsC gene encoding His-Xaa-Ser system radical SAM maturase HxsC, whose product is MMNYRPFDINSNDNTLFVTSQCNNNCIMCCQPPKPIDDIDELYDYNLTLIKNAPKDIPIIGISGGEPTLLGKKLISLIAEIRNNLPNTEIHMLSNGRKFCNVEFTHEIKEVAGDKLIVGIPLHSDYFKDHDMIAGKKNAFNDTMYGLYNLAYEHISIELRVVIISLNYKRLLPIAEFIHKNLPFTSWTAFMGMEYVGYAVTNSSKIWIEPIEYIHLLTKAVKYLDEWHYDVAIYNIPLCLLPQEYHHFVPKSISDWKTKYLNICQECKMKDKCCGLFSTSIKSYNGLKAY